One window from the genome of Pelodictyon luteolum DSM 273 encodes:
- a CDS encoding lysophospholipid acyltransferase family protein yields the protein MLYVRRSRLYTLWFGWYSRRQFRRFFNSVRVLLDPALREMDLRVPVIFHCNHAYWWDGFWSQLLTEEYFCQNLHIIIEERQLQKHRFFTRLGAFSLNRENPRSAARTLSYAAELLLAPSERQNALWLFPQGRIEHVDRRPLGYYRGAASIVKRVLESRESIYLVSVVSRIEYLEEQKPELFLSIAPPEKVTRETFPGTERLTGLLEEETSARLDTLKENVIARRLEGARTLLRGKASINRRIETLRRFLRPIH from the coding sequence ATGCTGTATGTCCGGCGCAGCAGGCTGTACACCCTCTGGTTCGGCTGGTACTCGCGCCGGCAGTTCAGGCGGTTTTTCAACTCCGTGAGGGTGTTGCTGGACCCCGCCCTCAGGGAGATGGACCTCCGTGTGCCCGTCATCTTCCACTGCAACCACGCATACTGGTGGGACGGGTTCTGGTCGCAGCTCCTCACAGAGGAGTACTTCTGCCAGAACCTTCACATCATCATTGAAGAACGACAGCTCCAAAAGCACCGGTTCTTCACCCGTCTCGGGGCATTTTCACTCAACAGGGAGAACCCTCGCAGTGCGGCCCGGACTCTCTCCTATGCGGCCGAACTGCTCCTTGCCCCCTCCGAGAGGCAGAACGCGCTCTGGCTCTTCCCGCAGGGAAGGATCGAGCATGTCGACCGGCGCCCGCTCGGCTATTACCGCGGGGCGGCCTCCATCGTGAAGCGTGTTCTGGAATCCAGAGAGAGCATTTACCTTGTTTCAGTTGTCAGCCGGATTGAATATCTTGAAGAACAGAAACCTGAGCTGTTCCTGTCGATCGCTCCACCAGAGAAAGTCACCCGGGAAACGTTTCCTGGCACGGAGCGGCTGACCGGCCTCCTTGAGGAGGAAACTTCGGCCCGGCTCGACACGCTCAAAGAGAACGTCATAGCCCGCCGGCTTGAGGGGGCCCGTACCCTTCTTAGGGGAAAGGCTTCGATAAACCGGCGGATTGAAACCTTAAGGCGCTTTTTGCGCCCCATACATTAA